A stretch of Oncorhynchus mykiss isolate Arlee chromosome 12, USDA_OmykA_1.1, whole genome shotgun sequence DNA encodes these proteins:
- the LOC110485248 gene encoding uncharacterized protein LOC110485248 isoform X1, giving the protein MSTERQQLLFEGFLKKRKDTMKMKWSTYWFRLQNTTLFFFTKKHGSASHLRGLYYIYTVQSVREIQREKRKHYVFEITMKNGKRKVLSAETGDLRREWIGQLWRAMHLSGPGGTDPGCIRQQDVRSDDLKARGRFSTYNSSECDSMMEPLGVHRPLYAPLNPSTPDQDLNQGHRITQCLSGPLTPDQNLGHRATLSLSLTDEPSNEEAIYQNTISHYGEEDEDSVHRFRRRCEEERDEEEEEECKEEEDQYDILPAPRNSEYHINQSDEDLTDGEDLYDFPLSNRRASDRHDYSEMTESIYDVPSSLMRKMSEHTLAEPYPGGEILVEDRGLLDDMMASLGGGTVGWITGASTVETYGLARHGS; this is encoded by the exons ATGTCAACGGAGAGGCAACAGCTGCTTTTCGAGGGCTTCCTGAAGAAAAGGAAAGATACAATG AAAATGAAGTGGTCAACCTATTGGTTCAGGCTCCAAAACACAACATTATTCTTCTTCACTAAGAAACATGGGAGTGCT TCACACCTAAGAGGCCTGTACTACATCTACACT GTGCAGTCTGTGCGTGAGATCCAGAGGGAGAAGCGTAAGCACTACGTGTTTGAAATCACCATGAAGAATGGGAAGAGGAAAGTACTG TCTGCAGAGACAGGGGATCTGAGGAGGGAGTGGATTGGCCAGCTGTGGAGGGCCATGCATCTCTCAGGCCCAGGGGGTACAGACCCAGGCTGCATACG ACAGCAGGATGTGAGGTCTGATGACCTGAAGGCCAGAGGTCGCTTCAGCACCTATAACAGCTCAGAATGTGACAGCATGATGGAACCACTGGGGGTTCATCGACCCCTCTATGCacccctcaacccctccacccCTGACCAAGACCTAAACCAGGGACACAGGATTACCCAGTGCCTCTCTGGCCCCCTCACCCCTGACCAAAATCTGGGGCACAGggctaccctctctctctccctcactgatGAGCCCAGTAATGAGGAAGCCATATACCAGAACACCATCTCACATT atggagaggaggatgaagacagTGTCCATAGATTTAGAAGGAgatgtgaggaggagagagatgaagaagaggaggaagagtgtaAGGAGGAAGAGGATCAGTATGACATTCTACCAGCCCCCCGGAACT CTGAGTATCACATCAACCAATCAGATGAAGACTTGACTGATGGAGAGGACCTCTATGACTTCCCACTGTCCAATAGGAGGGCAAGTGACCGCCATG ATTATAGCGAGATGACAGAGAGCATCTATGACGTCCCCAGTTCCCTAATGAGGAAAATGTCTGAACACACACTTG CAGAGCCTTACCCTGGAGGTGAGAtactggtggaggacaggggccTCCTGGATGACATGATGGCCAGTCTGGGTGGAGGGACGGTGGGCTGGATAACAGGTGCTTCTACTGTGGAGACCTACGGGCTGGCTCGTCATGGCTCTTAG
- the LOC110485248 gene encoding uncharacterized protein LOC110485248 isoform X2: MSTERQQLLFEGFLKKRKDTMKMKWSTYWFRLQNTTLFFFTKKHGSASHLRGLYYIYTVQSVREIQREKRKHYVFEITMKNGKRKVLSAETGDLRREWIGQLWRAMHLSGPGGTDPGCIRQQDVRSDDLKARGRFSTYNSSECDSMMEPLGVHRPLYAPLNPSTPDQDLNQGHRITQCLSGPLTPDQNLGHRATLSLSLTDEPSNEEAIYQNTISHYGEEDEDSVHRFRRRCEEERDEEEEEECKEEEDQYDILPAPRNSEYHINQSDEDLTDGEDLYDFPLSNRRASDRHDYSEMTESIYDVPSSLMRKMSEHTLEPYPGGEILVEDRGLLDDMMASLGGGTVGWITGASTVETYGLARHGS; the protein is encoded by the exons ATGTCAACGGAGAGGCAACAGCTGCTTTTCGAGGGCTTCCTGAAGAAAAGGAAAGATACAATG AAAATGAAGTGGTCAACCTATTGGTTCAGGCTCCAAAACACAACATTATTCTTCTTCACTAAGAAACATGGGAGTGCT TCACACCTAAGAGGCCTGTACTACATCTACACT GTGCAGTCTGTGCGTGAGATCCAGAGGGAGAAGCGTAAGCACTACGTGTTTGAAATCACCATGAAGAATGGGAAGAGGAAAGTACTG TCTGCAGAGACAGGGGATCTGAGGAGGGAGTGGATTGGCCAGCTGTGGAGGGCCATGCATCTCTCAGGCCCAGGGGGTACAGACCCAGGCTGCATACG ACAGCAGGATGTGAGGTCTGATGACCTGAAGGCCAGAGGTCGCTTCAGCACCTATAACAGCTCAGAATGTGACAGCATGATGGAACCACTGGGGGTTCATCGACCCCTCTATGCacccctcaacccctccacccCTGACCAAGACCTAAACCAGGGACACAGGATTACCCAGTGCCTCTCTGGCCCCCTCACCCCTGACCAAAATCTGGGGCACAGggctaccctctctctctccctcactgatGAGCCCAGTAATGAGGAAGCCATATACCAGAACACCATCTCACATT atggagaggaggatgaagacagTGTCCATAGATTTAGAAGGAgatgtgaggaggagagagatgaagaagaggaggaagagtgtaAGGAGGAAGAGGATCAGTATGACATTCTACCAGCCCCCCGGAACT CTGAGTATCACATCAACCAATCAGATGAAGACTTGACTGATGGAGAGGACCTCTATGACTTCCCACTGTCCAATAGGAGGGCAAGTGACCGCCATG ATTATAGCGAGATGACAGAGAGCATCTATGACGTCCCCAGTTCCCTAATGAGGAAAATGTCTGAACACACACTTG AGCCTTACCCTGGAGGTGAGAtactggtggaggacaggggccTCCTGGATGACATGATGGCCAGTCTGGGTGGAGGGACGGTGGGCTGGATAACAGGTGCTTCTACTGTGGAGACCTACGGGCTGGCTCGTCATGGCTCTTAG